From the Gordonia bronchialis DSM 43247 genome, one window contains:
- a CDS encoding DEAD/DEAH box helicase, producing the protein MADIAAGERVIVRDEEWLVRAARATDLDGTRVEVTGVSELVRDQDAVFFDHPELDTVHRLDPRAGTLVADTSPGFRRTRLWLESVRRGSPIPASDTRITVGHEALLDRMDYQLRPAAQALKNLRPRILIGDAVGLGKTLEIGILLSELIRRGRGERILVVTPRAVLEQFQQELWTRFAIPLVRLDSAGIQKVKQTLPSSRNPFSYYKRVIVSIDTLKNPARYKHHLKSQHWDAVVIDECHNLINRGTQNNELARLLASQSDAFILASATPHNGKQESFAELINMLDPTAIVDPNDYKAKDIEHLYVRRHRNSADVKLDVSHKWRERRKPDIVGVSPTIAERAVLRELEDVWLHPTGDPVIEGKGRQLFPWTLYKAFLSSPRALRASIARRLRTIDNDRDRESVALQRLDDLAERAEATTPAKLEELVAYLGRIGVAASSDERVVIFSERIDTLDWLQAELRRRLKFPTKAINGLLAVEVLHAGLSDEKIQAVVEGFGQKASPIRILIASDMASEGLNLHKECHQLVHYDLPWSFIRIQQRNGRIDRYGQLHSPQIAALALAAEDDVTDDLNVVTKLLQKEHEANRALGDAEVLLDLHDSKIEEETVMEAIRTGRDLDDLVPEPTPERLNPFARLMVQGGTHESEPAPETAARLSLFDDDDNYLTDELADISADGGTDLDIHREDEQDLVAFKPPQDLLTRFRDLPPDYLREQEIEKRLRLTGSPDLARDRLTRAQRAQDSSWPDVHFLAPIHPVLDWAGDRAIGRFGRNEIPVVTGAVDHPHFLTQAVWSNDAGRPAIAHWGAVTGLPDAPEVVDFEFVVEVAGLSEAAGNPGVPDDALEPLQHLVPAAVDAARNHIRARRDDFEHNLIDRVDRYRADLTRWEQTALTIAAEPGKRTDARLEIEHTADSWASIIDSMAASGEPFVRVVGVIIPKPRG; encoded by the coding sequence ATGGCTGACATCGCCGCAGGTGAGCGCGTCATCGTCCGCGACGAGGAGTGGCTCGTGCGTGCCGCGCGTGCCACCGACCTGGACGGCACGCGCGTCGAGGTCACCGGCGTCAGCGAGTTGGTGCGGGATCAGGATGCGGTGTTCTTCGATCACCCAGAGCTCGATACCGTGCACCGGCTCGACCCGCGAGCGGGCACGCTCGTCGCCGACACGTCACCGGGATTCCGCCGCACGCGCCTGTGGTTGGAGTCGGTACGACGTGGCAGCCCGATCCCGGCCTCGGACACCCGCATCACCGTCGGCCACGAGGCATTGCTCGACCGGATGGACTATCAGCTCCGGCCGGCCGCGCAGGCACTGAAGAACCTCCGGCCACGCATCCTCATCGGTGATGCCGTCGGACTCGGCAAGACACTGGAGATCGGCATCCTGCTCTCCGAGCTGATCCGTCGCGGACGTGGTGAACGCATCCTCGTGGTCACCCCGCGTGCGGTGCTCGAACAGTTCCAGCAGGAACTGTGGACCCGATTCGCCATCCCGCTGGTCCGATTGGACTCCGCAGGTATCCAGAAGGTCAAGCAGACGCTGCCCAGCTCACGCAATCCCTTCAGCTACTACAAGCGGGTCATCGTCTCCATCGACACACTCAAGAACCCGGCGCGGTACAAGCACCATCTCAAGAGCCAGCATTGGGATGCCGTCGTCATCGACGAATGCCACAACCTGATCAATCGGGGAACGCAGAACAACGAATTGGCGAGATTGCTGGCATCACAATCGGATGCATTCATCCTGGCGAGCGCGACGCCACACAACGGCAAGCAGGAATCCTTCGCCGAGCTGATCAACATGCTCGATCCGACCGCCATCGTCGACCCGAACGACTACAAGGCCAAGGACATCGAACACCTCTACGTTCGTCGACACCGCAACTCCGCCGACGTGAAGCTCGACGTCTCCCACAAGTGGCGTGAGAGACGCAAGCCCGACATCGTCGGGGTGTCGCCGACCATCGCCGAACGAGCCGTGCTGCGCGAACTCGAAGACGTGTGGCTACACCCCACCGGTGACCCGGTCATCGAGGGCAAGGGACGCCAACTGTTCCCCTGGACCCTCTACAAGGCGTTTCTCTCATCGCCACGCGCCTTGCGCGCGAGTATCGCCCGCAGGCTCCGGACCATCGACAACGATAGGGACCGGGAGTCGGTCGCCCTGCAGCGGCTCGATGACCTCGCGGAACGAGCCGAGGCGACCACTCCCGCCAAACTCGAGGAGCTCGTAGCCTATCTGGGCAGGATCGGCGTTGCCGCGTCGTCCGACGAGCGCGTGGTGATCTTCTCCGAACGCATCGACACACTCGACTGGCTGCAGGCGGAACTCCGTCGCAGACTCAAGTTCCCGACCAAGGCGATCAACGGACTCCTGGCGGTGGAGGTGCTGCACGCGGGACTGTCCGACGAGAAGATCCAGGCGGTGGTCGAGGGATTCGGGCAGAAAGCTTCTCCCATCAGGATTCTCATCGCTTCCGACATGGCATCGGAGGGTCTGAATCTGCACAAGGAATGCCACCAGTTGGTGCATTACGATCTGCCGTGGTCGTTCATCCGCATCCAACAGCGCAACGGACGCATCGATCGATACGGCCAACTCCATTCGCCTCAGATCGCGGCGCTCGCGCTTGCCGCTGAGGATGACGTCACCGACGATCTGAACGTCGTCACGAAACTGCTGCAGAAGGAACACGAGGCCAACCGCGCGCTCGGCGACGCCGAGGTCCTCCTCGACCTCCACGACTCCAAGATCGAGGAGGAGACCGTCATGGAGGCCATCCGTACCGGCCGCGACCTCGACGACCTCGTACCCGAGCCCACCCCTGAGAGGCTCAATCCCTTTGCACGACTGATGGTTCAGGGTGGGACCCACGAGAGCGAGCCGGCACCGGAAACCGCGGCCCGGCTGTCGTTGTTCGACGACGACGACAACTACCTGACCGATGAACTCGCCGACATTTCCGCCGACGGCGGTACCGACCTCGACATCCATCGCGAGGACGAACAGGATCTGGTCGCCTTCAAGCCGCCCCAGGATCTTCTCACCCGCTTTCGGGACCTGCCGCCGGACTATCTGCGCGAGCAGGAGATCGAGAAGCGTCTGCGCTTGACGGGCAGCCCTGACCTCGCCAGGGATCGACTGACGCGTGCCCAACGAGCACAAGATAGTTCGTGGCCCGACGTGCACTTCCTGGCCCCCATCCATCCGGTGCTCGACTGGGCAGGGGATCGCGCGATCGGCCGATTCGGGCGCAACGAGATTCCCGTCGTCACCGGCGCCGTCGACCACCCCCATTTCCTCACCCAGGCTGTCTGGTCCAACGATGCAGGCCGTCCCGCCATCGCGCACTGGGGTGCGGTGACCGGCCTTCCCGACGCCCCCGAGGTCGTCGATTTCGAGTTCGTCGTCGAGGTCGCCGGGCTCAGTGAGGCGGCGGGCAACCCAGGGGTACCCGACGACGCCCTCGAGCCGCTCCAACATCTGGTCCCCGCGGCGGTCGACGCAGCCCGTAACCACATCCGTGCCAGACGCGACGACTTCGAACACAATCTGATCGACCGTGTCGACCGCTACCGCGCCGACCTGACCAGGTGGGAACAAACCGCACTGACCATCGCCGCGGAGCCCGGCAAACGCACGGACGCCCGACTGGAGATCGAACACACCGCAGACAGCTGGGCCTCGATCATCGACTCGATGGCCGCGTCTGGTGAACCGTTTGTGCGGGTCGTCGGCGTCATCATTCCGAAGCCCAGAGGGTGA
- a CDS encoding Eco57I restriction-modification methylase domain-containing protein, with translation MFDSIHNVNDFLSEHWLAEVFPTNLKNLARQWKEWAEQDKPTPVKGLATIASTYIRDLGDLPAPATDTIDARVTELHSTLLAAVGFTAEAVTIETAQADTTIDVPVLARYPSTGSTDSLHILQAYPVDNADALFGGDAELVEPLRRHVTSEKIEKIEAVGEAVTQLFVSDAAPRYLLVVAGGVALLTDVGRWSEGRYLAFDVATALDRRDEKASGELTWHAGLWSANALLPDEEDGKAEIDHYTESSEKHAVGVSEDLREGLRTSIEKIANEVLTRRREAGLPVEGIPELPRDLTTQSLRFLYRILFLLFAEARPELGVLPVGTPEYESGYGLDRLRELVQVPLTGRSADGHHLHESLDLLFRLVNTGHKAGARDVDGMVFEPLRSDLFDPAKTPYIDGEGMRISNRVLQEVLNLLLLSKPSKRKGAQRGYISYAQLGINQLGAVYEGLMSYSGLIADDDMVEVAKDGNADKGSWLVPSTRSGDYDADDIVWREDRLTGRKDIVRHPKGSFVFRLSGRDRQRSASYYTPEVLTKCVVKHALAELITDDTKAQDILEYRICEPALGSGAFLNEAINQLAAEYLRRRQDELQTPIKPEDYTTQLQKVKAYLALHRAYGVDLNSTAVELAEVSLWLNVMHSGLQAPWFGLHLRRGNSLIGARRATYDLTSLGRAKKSWLKTPPTDRPLSEGSIGDGEIHHFLLPAEGWAAVADAKQAKELAPDAAAALREWRKRVTKKPNQKQTDRLKALATRVERLWALALRRLEISEQQISRQIDVWGADLPVVEDAVDRERVERELHDPEGPYERLRLAMDAWCALWFWPVTGSVADNDQGHPGPPGLDEWIVTLEELLGAAGIKKVEAGQSSFQDLADGFKELAQIDDQDRRFSGMRTIPDLLLRHQWLGTAREIAQDQGFFHWELDFAQIFQRGGFDVQVGNPPWVRPKWRDDETLSESDPVFALREKIPVAEFNSRRSRLLADEWTRALYLDDLAWWAGTAEHLGSPEIHPALTGVQTNLYTNFMEQVWRNAAPQRSATGLIHPEGHFSDPKAGSLRAKTYPRLRRHWQFFNEHMYFEGIGDTVVFGVHVYGPPKEVGFLQITSLFDPQTIDDSFAKAESKDVPGIQYPWGGWDLRGHASRIETISERILADWAMLFDPVGTPAVQARLLRPVTREHVEVLSTVARYPFRTASLGYKWTRCFDEDKGKKDGYIEWRTEFPGSWDEVVLQGPHFTVATPFAKEPNENCRSKGDYTTWDLESLPESVIPRTNYQRACDRDTYDAGIPKWGDRPATDYWRVAWRNMTQPGLERSLHAALVPPGAAHVNTVNSLTVCTCASTCKQLSSPDGLSDLRMTGLVAGLWASLPFDYLVKVSGRPHVQTEVVDRFPAPVDHPAAAQLLFRTLRLNCLTRDYQPLWDALYEQGFATDMWTAPFAGQLKPLGVSVPEWSMTTPLRTDFERRAALVEIDALSALMLGLTAEHLALMFRTQFPVLRKYEYEMYFDANGRKIAKDHHAQGVHQQKEDFKLLQEWMIGGDHGDLLDRYTPFEPDAEHAEPWFYKPDREAEMRAAYAEFEQRLADG, from the coding sequence ATGTTCGATTCGATTCACAACGTCAACGACTTCCTCTCCGAGCACTGGTTGGCCGAGGTCTTCCCCACCAACTTGAAGAACCTCGCTCGGCAATGGAAGGAGTGGGCCGAGCAGGACAAGCCGACCCCGGTGAAGGGACTCGCAACGATTGCGAGCACGTATATCCGCGATCTCGGCGACCTCCCCGCGCCCGCCACCGACACGATCGACGCGAGGGTGACGGAGTTGCACTCCACGTTGTTGGCAGCGGTCGGGTTCACCGCTGAAGCGGTGACCATCGAGACCGCCCAGGCCGATACGACAATCGACGTACCGGTCCTCGCGCGGTACCCCAGCACCGGTTCCACGGACTCGCTGCACATCCTGCAGGCGTATCCGGTGGACAATGCCGACGCACTGTTCGGCGGCGATGCCGAACTCGTCGAACCTCTTCGCCGCCACGTCACCAGCGAGAAGATCGAGAAGATCGAGGCGGTAGGTGAAGCGGTCACGCAGCTGTTCGTCAGCGACGCCGCACCCCGCTACCTGCTCGTCGTGGCCGGTGGCGTCGCACTGCTGACCGACGTCGGCCGATGGTCGGAAGGACGCTACCTCGCATTCGACGTGGCGACGGCCCTGGACCGCCGCGACGAGAAGGCAAGCGGCGAACTCACCTGGCATGCCGGGCTCTGGTCGGCCAACGCCCTTCTCCCCGACGAGGAAGACGGCAAGGCCGAGATCGACCACTACACCGAGAGCTCGGAGAAGCACGCCGTCGGCGTCAGCGAGGACCTCCGCGAAGGGCTGCGCACCTCCATCGAGAAGATCGCCAACGAGGTTCTCACCCGACGCCGCGAGGCGGGTTTGCCGGTCGAGGGCATCCCTGAACTCCCGCGCGATCTGACCACACAGTCGCTGCGGTTCTTGTACCGAATCCTGTTCCTGCTCTTCGCCGAGGCGCGTCCCGAGCTTGGAGTGTTGCCGGTCGGCACCCCGGAGTACGAATCGGGCTATGGACTCGACCGACTGCGGGAACTCGTCCAGGTGCCCCTCACCGGACGCTCCGCCGACGGGCACCACCTCCACGAGTCGCTGGATCTGCTGTTCCGGCTGGTCAACACCGGCCACAAAGCAGGCGCCCGCGACGTCGACGGAATGGTCTTCGAGCCGCTGAGGTCGGATCTGTTCGATCCGGCAAAGACTCCCTACATCGACGGGGAAGGGATGCGGATCAGCAACCGTGTCCTGCAAGAGGTACTCAACCTGTTGCTGCTCTCCAAACCCTCGAAGCGCAAAGGCGCACAGCGCGGCTACATCTCGTACGCGCAGCTCGGTATCAACCAGCTGGGTGCCGTCTATGAGGGCCTGATGTCCTACAGCGGTTTGATCGCCGATGACGACATGGTGGAGGTCGCCAAGGACGGCAACGCCGACAAGGGATCGTGGCTGGTTCCCTCCACCAGGTCCGGTGACTACGACGCCGATGACATCGTCTGGCGCGAGGACAGACTCACCGGCCGCAAGGACATCGTCCGGCATCCCAAGGGTAGCTTCGTCTTTCGACTTTCCGGACGGGACCGGCAGCGCAGTGCCTCTTACTACACCCCGGAAGTGCTCACCAAATGCGTGGTCAAACACGCACTCGCGGAGCTCATCACCGATGACACCAAGGCCCAGGACATCCTGGAGTACCGAATCTGCGAGCCGGCCCTGGGAAGCGGCGCCTTCCTCAACGAGGCCATCAACCAATTGGCCGCCGAGTATCTGCGTCGGCGTCAAGACGAATTGCAGACGCCGATCAAGCCGGAGGATTACACCACCCAACTCCAGAAGGTGAAGGCCTATCTGGCGTTACACCGAGCCTATGGAGTGGACCTCAATTCCACTGCGGTCGAGCTGGCCGAGGTCTCGTTGTGGCTCAACGTGATGCACAGCGGCCTGCAGGCACCGTGGTTCGGACTGCACCTGCGTCGTGGCAACTCGTTGATCGGCGCGCGCCGCGCCACCTACGACCTGACCTCGCTTGGGCGAGCCAAGAAGAGCTGGCTGAAGACGCCTCCCACCGATCGTCCTCTGTCGGAGGGATCGATCGGGGACGGCGAGATCCACCACTTCCTCTTGCCCGCCGAAGGCTGGGCCGCGGTTGCCGACGCCAAGCAGGCGAAGGAACTCGCGCCCGATGCAGCGGCAGCGCTCCGGGAATGGCGCAAGAGGGTCACCAAGAAGCCGAACCAGAAGCAGACAGACCGACTCAAGGCGCTCGCCACTCGAGTGGAACGTCTGTGGGCGTTGGCGTTACGGCGTCTGGAGATCAGTGAGCAGCAGATCTCCCGCCAGATCGACGTCTGGGGAGCCGACTTGCCCGTCGTGGAAGACGCGGTGGACCGCGAACGCGTCGAGCGGGAACTGCACGATCCAGAAGGACCATACGAGAGGTTGCGCCTGGCGATGGATGCCTGGTGCGCCCTTTGGTTCTGGCCCGTTACCGGTTCCGTCGCGGACAACGACCAGGGTCACCCAGGGCCTCCAGGACTGGACGAGTGGATCGTCACGCTTGAAGAGCTTCTTGGTGCTGCGGGTATCAAAAAGGTTGAAGCCGGCCAGAGTTCGTTCCAGGACCTCGCCGACGGATTTAAAGAACTTGCTCAGATCGACGATCAGGACCGTCGGTTCTCGGGCATGCGAACCATCCCGGATCTGCTTCTGCGTCACCAATGGCTGGGTACGGCAAGGGAGATCGCGCAAGATCAGGGATTCTTCCACTGGGAACTGGACTTTGCCCAGATCTTCCAGCGTGGAGGGTTCGATGTGCAGGTTGGGAACCCTCCCTGGGTGCGGCCCAAATGGCGTGATGACGAGACATTGAGCGAGTCTGATCCAGTGTTCGCGCTCCGTGAAAAGATCCCAGTAGCTGAGTTTAATTCGAGGCGAAGCCGTCTCCTGGCAGACGAGTGGACAAGAGCGCTGTATCTTGACGATTTAGCTTGGTGGGCAGGGACCGCTGAGCATCTAGGTTCACCTGAGATCCATCCAGCTCTGACAGGTGTTCAAACGAATCTGTATACCAACTTCATGGAGCAGGTGTGGCGGAATGCGGCACCGCAGCGCTCCGCGACGGGGCTGATCCATCCGGAGGGTCATTTCAGCGATCCAAAAGCCGGCTCGTTACGAGCGAAAACCTATCCCCGTCTCCGTCGACATTGGCAATTCTTCAACGAACATATGTATTTTGAAGGTATTGGAGACACTGTAGTTTTCGGAGTCCATGTGTATGGGCCTCCGAAAGAGGTGGGATTTCTACAGATTACTTCCCTTTTTGACCCTCAGACCATTGACGATTCCTTCGCGAAGGCCGAATCGAAGGACGTTCCAGGAATCCAGTATCCGTGGGGCGGGTGGGACCTTCGGGGGCACGCTTCCCGAATCGAGACGATTTCTGAGAGAATCTTGGCGGACTGGGCGATGCTTTTTGATCCAGTCGGTACACCTGCGGTTCAAGCGCGTTTGCTGAGGCCTGTAACCCGCGAACATGTTGAGGTCTTATCCACCGTTGCCCGGTACCCATTCAGAACTGCTTCGCTCGGATACAAGTGGACCAGGTGCTTCGACGAAGATAAGGGAAAGAAGGACGGGTACATCGAGTGGCGCACGGAGTTTCCCGGTAGTTGGGATGAAGTGGTCCTGCAGGGGCCGCACTTCACTGTTGCTACGCCGTTTGCCAAGGAGCCGAACGAGAATTGCAGGAGCAAGGGTGACTACACCACCTGGGACCTCGAATCCCTTCCGGAGTCGGTGATCCCGCGAACCAACTATCAGCGGGCGTGCGATCGCGACACCTACGATGCCGGCATCCCGAAGTGGGGGGATCGGCCGGCGACCGACTACTGGCGGGTGGCGTGGCGCAATATGACCCAACCCGGGTTGGAGAGATCACTACACGCAGCCCTTGTGCCACCGGGGGCAGCACATGTAAACACAGTCAACTCGTTGACTGTGTGTACATGTGCTAGCACCTGTAAACAATTGTCGAGTCCTGACGGACTCTCCGATCTCAGAATGACCGGACTGGTAGCCGGACTTTGGGCATCGCTCCCATTCGACTATCTGGTGAAGGTCAGCGGTCGACCCCATGTGCAAACAGAAGTCGTGGATCGGTTTCCTGCGCCCGTGGATCACCCGGCTGCCGCCCAGCTCCTGTTCCGCACTCTCCGTCTGAACTGCTTGACGCGCGACTACCAACCGCTGTGGGATGCGCTGTACGAACAGGGATTCGCCACCGACATGTGGACCGCGCCTTTCGCCGGTCAGCTCAAGCCACTCGGGGTCTCGGTGCCCGAATGGTCGATGACCACTCCGCTCCGCACCGACTTCGAGCGTCGCGCCGCACTGGTCGAGATCGATGCGCTCTCGGCCCTGATGCTGGGGCTCACCGCAGAGCATCTTGCACTCATGTTCCGAACGCAGTTCCCGGTGCTTCGCAAGTACGAGTACGAGATGTATTTCGACGCCAACGGTCGTAAGATCGCGAAAGATCATCACGCACAAGGGGTTCACCAACAGAAGGAAGATTTCAAGCTCCTGCAGGAATGGATGATCGGCGGCGACCACGGTGACTTGCTGGACCGCTACACGCCGTTCGAGCCGGATGCCGAGCACGCGGAACCCTGGTTCTACAAGCCCGATCGTGAGGCGGAGATGCGTGCGGCGTACGCCGAGTTCGAGCAGCGATTGGCGGATGGATGA